GTATTCAATCCACCAATCAATCCTTGGTCGATAAAGAATTCTATCAACTCGAACTTATCGATCAATTTATCTTTTGGATAAAGTGCACAAGATAAGAAACACTGTTGGGCATTGGAATTACCAAGGCGATCATAACTAAATTTCAGATTCATTAAGACCTTCTCCATACATGTTTGCCccatatttgatttttcttccaatttaaCCAGGGAATCCCTCCATTCAAACACATCAGTCACTCCTCGCATGCTTCTTGCCATCGTGATGATTCCAATTGGCAATCCTGCACATTTTTCAACAATGGACTTCACAATTGCTTCAGTTTCCGAATTAAGTGGAACTTCGGATCCAAGCTCCTCCAAAAATAGACTCTCGGCTTCCATTTGAGATAGAGgttcgatttttattttctctcgaCAATGCATCTGGCAGCATACATCAAAGGATCGAGTAGTTAAGACCAACTTACATCCATCTGCTCTAACAGGGATTCCCACCTCTTCAAGATCAAGACGTTCCCACACATCATCAAGAATCAATACacaattcttctttctttctaaaTGCTCCGCCAATATCGCTGCTCGTTTCTCCTCATCCTCAACCTCCTTAACATCAAATTTTAGCGCCTTCCCAATATCAATTTGCAACTTAGAAATGCTGAAATCTTTGGACACGGTGACAAAAACCACACCATCAAAGGTTGCACCTTCTAGAAGTCTATTATGTACTCGCTTCATGATAGTTGTCTTCCCCACACCACCCATTCCATAAATACCCAAATTGCATGCACGATTCTTCTTTAGATGGCCCCAAATAAACTCGATGTTCCCATGAATCTCTTCACCTATTAGCTTTCGTTGCAAAAATTTGACTCCTTTGGCATCTCTCTCCTCTATGAGTAGTGTTTGTGGAAGCGTTTTTCCTATGAGGTCTTCCACTTCTCTCGTCAATGTCTCCACCTGTTCCtttggtggaaaagtttccGCATTGGCTTGGCcaattatttggaaattatttctTGCTCTTTCTGTCTCTTTCAGCCATCTATCAACCAATATCCTCGGCTTCTTCCGAACTGAGGAAGCAGCAGACTCTATCTCCATCTGCTCCTTTATGACAGCTTCTTTGTCGTCGAGTTcttccacttttcttttcagGTTTCTTATCTCTTCATCGTTGGCATAGATGCTCCGTACGTCCATGACTGGAGAACCCCTGTTCATATCTAATTTATAGAAAACATATGTtagatttcaataaaataatttggggATATTTAAGAATCTAGTGGAACCATATAGTAAGAATGAAGATTAATCCAAACGCACCTTGTGATGACGATGGACCTGTTGCATTTGTTGCCGCCTCTGGAACTTGCGAATCAACTGTTGCCTCAACAATGTGAGAGTCACTTGCATGCTGTGATGCAATTGAGGGATCTATGTCCACTGGAGTTTGCAAAGCAAATGAACGGGAATCATTCCCATATTCCTTATCAAACCTTGGGTGAAGCTGATCAGCATGCTGGACAGTGTCGGTTGGGCTTGTATTGCCGTGTACAGGAACCACTTCCACTAGACACGGTTGACTACAATCCTGCAATCGATTCGTGCTGTTTACATCAAGGGATGAATCATTATGTAACGATGATCCTGCTGTTAAATTATGCGGTTCATTCATTTGTATTTCCTGAGGAGTGTTTACAATTACATCATGAGATTCGACAAGATTCTCTGGCGGAGAATGGTGAAGATCTGACCAGTTTAGTGAATACAGCGGTGAATCACCTCCAATGAACCCCTGCAGCCCATTTGACGAAGTGTTGCCGAGGACCTGATCATTTGGGAATGACGAAAGCCCTCTAGAATTTTGTTCTTCATGCCCTGTTTCACAAGGAGTTGGTCGGTCGAGAAGCTCTTGTAGCTCACTTGGATCAAGAGTAAATGAGAGAGATGAAGCAATTTCATTTCCATGGGCCACATCCAACCAATGGTTCGGTAAATCGGGTTGCTGGGCGGTACCTAGATTATCCAGAGGCATATTACCAGAATGCAAAGACACTTGATCCTGAGGGCATGCTGAAGCAGTACCAATTCCAGTCTGCCAATAGCAAGATGACCGCTCTGGCGGGCACCCAGGTTGATTCGTTTTCTCCGTGTCATTAGGATTCAACGCACAGTCACTTTGGAATATAATTTGGCTGGCACCAGAAGCTACCTGCTTATTTTGCGCCAATGACGGCATGGTTGAACTCCGATGAAATGGATACTCTGCTTGCGATTGTTGGTTAGAGCTTAACTGGTGGGTGAAGTTTGTCATGTCGGCCACCCCTCCTGGCATCGGCAACCTTGGTCCCACCAATTCGAGGCTTGTTTGTGACAAAGAAACGTCTTGATGAACATTTTGAGCTTGCATTGGCATTGGCATTGGCATGTCATGTAACAGTCGTTCCGTGGAGGATTGATGGTTGGCTTGTCTGCTCCCTTCTTCAGCCTCCTTCCTCAGTAAGGACATCATTAGATCTCTTATATTACCAGGGACTCTGGTGCAGATGTCAATCCCTTTTCCTTTGACTTCACCCAAATGACTTTTCACTCTTGTAACCTGTCCATTGTATACTTTCCGGCAGTAATAATAACGCCATTTCTTGCCCTCGAGTCTCTCCACGTACTTCCAGGCTATATCTTCATCTCGCGGCATCTTGTTGACTCGAAGAG
The window above is part of the Eucalyptus grandis isolate ANBG69807.140 chromosome 6, ASM1654582v1, whole genome shotgun sequence genome. Proteins encoded here:
- the LOC104448259 gene encoding probable disease resistance protein At4g27220, encoding MPRDEDIAWKYVERLEGKKWRYYYCRKVYNGQVTRVKSHLGEVKGKGIDICTRVPGNIRDLMMSLLRKEAEEGSRQANHQSSTERLLHDMPMPMPMQAQNVHQDVSLSQTSLELVGPRLPMPGGVADMTNFTHQLSSNQQSQAEYPFHRSSTMPSLAQNKQVASGASQIIFQSDCALNPNDTEKTNQPGCPPERSSCYWQTGIGTASACPQDQVSLHSGHEEQNSRGLSSFPNDQVLGNTSSNGLQGFIGGDSPLYSLNWSDLHHSPPENLVESHDVIVNTPQEIQMNEPHNLTAGSSLHNDSSLDVNSTNRLQDCSQPCLVEVVPVHGNTSPTDTVQHADQLHPRFDKEYGNDSRSFALQTPVDIDPSIASQHASDSHIVEATVDSQVPEAATNATGPSSSQDMNRGSPVMDVRSIYANDEEIRNLKRKVEELDDKEAVIKEQMEIESAASSVRKKPRILVDRWLKETERARNNFQIIGQANAETFPPKEQVETLTREVEDLIGKTLPQTLLIEERDAKGVKFLQRKLIGEEIHGNIEFIWGHLKKNRACNLGIYGMGGVGKTTIMKRVHNRLLEGATFDGVVFVTVSKDFSISKLQIDIGKALKFDVKEVEDEEKRAAILAEHLERKKNCVLILDDVWERLDLEEVGIPVRADGCKLVLTTRSFDVCCQMHCREKIKIEPLSQMEAESLFLEELGSEVPLNSETEAIVKSIVEKCAGLPIGIITMARSMRGVTDVFEWRDSLVKLEEKSNMGQTCMEKVLMNLKFSYDRLGNSNAQQCFLSCALYPKDKLIDKFELIEFFIDQGLIGGLNTRKEQYDRGLTILSKLGNVCLLEDHGHEMKMHDLIRDMALHIMSTTSIVKAGKKLRRIPPEEYWTDVLEKVSLMESEISEFPSNMSPNCPKLSTLLLNGSLSEDVVLPGSFFKQLCGLKVLNLSGCQLPELPNSILELVNLRALLLRKCRQLRRIPYLGKLTSLRKLDASGCFLHEAPEGLEKLVNLRYLDLNKTYIARLPKGILDHLLNLQCLEVSAVKEEDITKLGALEAFGCSLQNIDDFNKCVRFIEQSDSPRYYKLKGSLNGSPFLGEVSVDTQLGILERSVRIWEWGHAIVSVGGEGHAPAFLF